Part of the Nicotiana sylvestris chromosome 5, ASM39365v2, whole genome shotgun sequence genome is shown below.
CTCTCTAGACCAGTATTTAGAATCTCAACCAAAGGCTGAACAGACTGTCTAGCTGATTCTGCATTCCTGATGTGATCTGCTGAGAATAGGTTTTCCAAGGCTTTGGCAGCACTATACCTTGCCCCTCTTCCACCAAGACGTAAAACTGCAATTAGCTGACCAACAGCACCAAAAGCAGATTCGTGCCTGCATATTTCAGCAGTAGTAAATAGGATACCTAATAAATCAGTGGCAGCTTCCTCAGTTGCATCTTGTGGGCCAAGTGAAAGGTATTTAGTCAATGCTTCCAGAACCCCAGATTCCACCATAACAATCTTATTTGAAGGACAATCTTTGGCAAGCTGAATCAGAAGTCCAAGAGCTAGAAAAGGCGCACCAGGACGATCTGGGATAGGTTTTAGCAAGTCAACAAGGGCTGGTATAGCTTTCCTAGAAGTTGCACCAACCCTTATATCATCGACCCTGAACAACCTCTCAAGTGCAACTTGATCTGGGTTACGGACCAAGGCAAATTCCTCCGATAGTGCAACAAGGTCCTTTATATCCTCATCAGCACAACCAAGCAATGTTATGAGTCCAGATGGTGCACCTGAATTTGCAACAGACAACAGAGTTCCCCTGCTACCATTACAGACAAGGCTGGCTACGGCTTGTGCGGCGAAATACCTGTTTGCTGACTCTTCTGATTTCAGCAAATTAGCTAGCACAGGTATGGCTTTCATCGTTCCATGTGCTCGTATGATGTCTCTATCTTGAAATAAGATAGCCAGAAGCAATCCACAAATCCATATGCTGCTGTCCTCCTTGAAATCAATCTGTAAAAGTATTAACAAAGGTCATATAGTGCTTTGGAACAAGATAAATACCATAACAAATTCAAGAGTCTTGGGTTAGATGTGGTTTTATCACAGAAAGAAAGCACTTCAACTAAAGGTAGTACTTACCTGTGTAAACTGAGTAAAAGATTGAGTAATTCTCTCTGTAAGAACTTCAATTGCACCAGCCTCCATAATCTCAACTTTACTTTGGTCATCGCGACTGGCAAGAGCTGAAAGTAGCCATATAGCTATATTGACCCCGGAAACAACCGAAGTACTTTTCTCCGTCTCATCCTTTCTTGATTCTTCTTCAGAATCCCTGGAGATGCTAATTGCAATCTTACCCCCTTGGTCCTCCAAATGTAGAGACTCTGAAGCATTTAGCATCCCAACAAAAGATTGAATGAGTGGAACACAAGACTTTGATTCATTTAAATCTTCCACCACTCTCTGATGATTCACTTTTGCAGCGCAAACAAGAAGTGCACTTCCTCCTATTTTAACCAAAGCATTGGAGGAACAGATTACCCTTCTTGCAACTGAAGAAATGCATCCATAGGCACAAGCAATAGCATCGCCAAGAACAGTGGGCTGAGCTTGGCAGAGTCTTGACAATATCTCAATAGCTTTGTCTTGCAAAACTGGTGAGGCATCAGCAATGCATGAAACTACTGGAATTATGTTATTAGGGTATTCAGCTAGAACTGCCCATGCAGGTTTGATACCACTAGCTCCTTCCAGCCTTAAAAGGAAACAAAGTGCATCTAAAGCTTCTGATATAGCAAGAGAGTCACTGCCAGTTGATTCTAGGAAAGAAACTAATGCAAGAACTGTTCCACAACGGTTAACACAATCAGTTAAGGCAGGATTAACCTGACTAAATTGAAGAAGACGAGCAATTGCTGCGGCAGCATGGATCCTTCCACCAGTTGTGCCTTCACGAAGAACTCTAGTAGCAGGCAAGATAATCTCTTCAGGAATTGCTTTCTCAGACACCTCGGGATCCAAAAGAAGATTGGACAAAGCACATACTGCTTGCTCTGCAATTTGTAAGACTGAGGACTTTGCAAGCACCATTAATGAAGGCAATGCATTTCTAGCAATTGCTGCAATGTCACGGCTTTCTCTAATAGAGAGAAATATTGCAGCAAGGCAGCGCGACGCATCCACTAAGATGGTTTCAGGTTCAGCATTCAGAAGCTTCACGAGTGACCACAAAGTTTTGACAGCAAGGCTACTTTCTCGCAAGTCCTTCCTGAGATGGAAAATTCCAGCAAGAGCTGAAGCAGACTTGGCCTGAGTCTCTTCCTTGGTGGAGCTTAATATCTTTATCATCGTCTCAACTGCATCATTTGCTGCACTACCTTCACGCAACATATCGCTCAGAGGGGCCACAGAGAGCAAACTTTTTAATGCATCTAAGACATAAATCTTAGACTCTGGAAGATCACTAGTCAATAGTGCAGTGAGTTGACTAATAGTTGCAGTATCTGATTTGTGAATCAAATGGTTCAGTGTCTTTGCAGCAATCTCCTTCCCGTTGGAGCTACCATTCTTCAGAAGCCACAATAAAGCAGGAACAGCATCAGCACTTTCAACACACGCACGGATATCTTCACTGTGATTACAGAGGTTTCCAAGGATAGTTGCCGCATCTTCCTTAGCTTTGGCAGACCCAGTTTCCAGAATTTGAACAAGTGGAGGTATGCCACCAGCTGCTGTAATGGCCCACTTACTTTCATCATTCTCATTGGATAAAAGACAAAGAAGAGCAACAGCACACTCCTGTTGCTGCTCTGATGAGAGCCCAAGAAGTGAGATTAACAGCTGAATTCCCTCACGACCTTGTAGTGCATGCCATAAGCTACCTTCATTTTTGCATAGGAAGAGAAGAGACCTTATCAACTCATCCTGAACTTCATTCGCGGCCATTGTGATCAAACCAACCAATAAGCGTTTTGCATCAGAATTCGCAAGTTTGCTAGATAGTACAGTATTCCCGTACAAACTGGCAAGTGCTTCAATAGTACGCTCCTGCACTAGAAAGGGTAAGCGGGCCTTAAATTGCTTAACCAATGTTTCTTCCACCTCCAAAGGGTCTGATGCTCTTGAATTTTCTGCTTTGCTATCATATATCATGAGAGCCGAAGCTAAAGCTCCCAATGTATCAGCTACTTGTGCAGGTGAGGTGCAAGATTCAAGGCTTTGACCAAGACTTGAAATGACATATGACAAGCCACCAGAAATATTTGCAAGGGCACACATCGCATTCTCCTGCAAAGCTTGGGCGTATTCACCCTGCATGAATTCCTTTGAAGGAGCTATAGTAGCATTTATCAGAGCAGGAATACCATTGGAATTTGCTATTTCCTTCCTGGATTCTTTGCTTTGGGCAGAAAGAGATTTAAGAGCACCTGCAGCTTCTGCTCTAACTGGGGCTTCATTGCCAGATCCAAGTAGTTTAAGAAGTTGTTTGGTGGCCTCTGCAGCTAAGACTCTCGCGCAAACAGAAGAATCCTCCATCATCATACAAGCAAGGAGAAAGCAGACATTTGCCTGAGTACTTGGCTGTCCATTATTCAGTAGTTTAACAAGTATATCCACTCCTCCAGCTTGTACTGTTGCAGACCAGAATCCCTCAGTGCTGGT
Proteins encoded:
- the LOC104241584 gene encoding protein CELLULOSE SYNTHASE INTERACTIVE 1, producing the protein MERNGDAKPHDMEPPTPHSIMKTSSRDRSSMEDPDGTLASVAQCIEQLRQNSSSMQEKEHSLKQLLELIDTRENAFSAVGSHSQAVPVLVSLLRSGSLGVKMQAATVLGSLCKENELRVKVLLGGCIPPLLGLLKSSSAESQIAAAKTIYAVSQGGAKDHVGSKIFSTEGVVPVLWEQLKKGLKAGNIVDDLLTGALKNLSTSTEGFWSATVQAGGVDILVKLLNNGQPSTQANVCFLLACMMMEDSSVCARVLAAEATKQLLKLLGSGNEAPVRAEAAGALKSLSAQSKESRKEIANSNGIPALINATIAPSKEFMQGEYAQALQENAMCALANISGGLSYVISSLGQSLESCTSPAQVADTLGALASALMIYDSKAENSRASDPLEVEETLVKQFKARLPFLVQERTIEALASLYGNTVLSSKLANSDAKRLLVGLITMAANEVQDELIRSLLFLCKNEGSLWHALQGREGIQLLISLLGLSSEQQQECAVALLCLLSNENDESKWAITAAGGIPPLVQILETGSAKAKEDAATILGNLCNHSEDIRACVESADAVPALLWLLKNGSSNGKEIAAKTLNHLIHKSDTATISQLTALLTSDLPESKIYVLDALKSLLSVAPLSDMLREGSAANDAVETMIKILSSTKEETQAKSASALAGIFHLRKDLRESSLAVKTLWSLVKLLNAEPETILVDASRCLAAIFLSIRESRDIAAIARNALPSLMVLAKSSVLQIAEQAVCALSNLLLDPEVSEKAIPEEIILPATRVLREGTTGGRIHAAAAIARLLQFSQVNPALTDCVNRCGTVLALVSFLESTGSDSLAISEALDALCFLLRLEGASGIKPAWAVLAEYPNNIIPVVSCIADASPVLQDKAIEILSRLCQAQPTVLGDAIACAYGCISSVARRVICSSNALVKIGGSALLVCAAKVNHQRVVEDLNESKSCVPLIQSFVGMLNASESLHLEDQGGKIAISISRDSEEESRKDETEKSTSVVSGVNIAIWLLSALASRDDQSKVEIMEAGAIEVLTERITQSFTQFTQIDFKEDSSIWICGLLLAILFQDRDIIRAHGTMKAIPVLANLLKSEESANRYFAAQAVASLVCNGSRGTLLSVANSGAPSGLITLLGCADEDIKDLVALSEEFALVRNPDQVALERLFRVDDIRVGATSRKAIPALVDLLKPIPDRPGAPFLALGLLIQLAKDCPSNKIVMVESGVLEALTKYLSLGPQDATEEAATDLLGILFTTAEICRHESAFGAVGQLIAVLRLGGRGARYSAAKALENLFSADHIRNAESARQSVQPLVEILNTGLEREQHAAIAALVRLLSENPSKALAVADVEMNAVDVLCRILSSGCSMELKGDAAELCSVLFGNTRIRSTMAAARCVEPLVSLLVTEFSPAHHSVVRALDKLVDDEQLAELVAAHGAVIPLVGLLYGRNYLIHEAISRALVKLGKDRPSCKMEMVKAGVVESVLDILHEAPDFLCAAFAELLRILTNNATIAKGPSAAKVVEPLFVLLTRPEFGPDGQHSTLQVLVNILEHPQCRADYTLTSQQAIEPLIPLLDSPASAVQQLAAELLSHLLLEEHLQKDPVIHQVIGPLVRVLGSGIPILQQRAVKALVCLALTWPNEIAKEGGVGELSRVILNADPSLPHALWESAAAVLSSILQFSSEFYLEVPVAVLVRLLRSGSEGTVLGALNALLVLETDDSTSAGAMAESGAIEALLELLRCHLCEETAARLLEVLLNNVKIRETKATKSAIVPLSQYLLDPQTQGQQARLLATLALGDLFQNEALARSSDAVSACRALVNLLEDQPTEEMKVVAICALQNLVMYSRSNKRAVAEAGGVQVVLDLIGSSDPETSVQASMFIKLLFSNNTIQEYASSETVRAITAAIEKDLWATGTVNEEYLKALNALFGNFPRLRATEPATLSIPHLVTSLKTGSEATQEAALDALFLLRQAWSACPAEVSRAQSIAAADAIPLLQYLIQSGPPRFQEKAEFLLQCLPGTLVVIIKRGNNMRQSVGNPSVFCKLTLGNTPPRQTKVVSTGPNPEFDESFSWSFESPPKGQKLHISCKNKSKMGKSSFGKVTIQIDRVVMLGAVAGEYTLLPESKSGPSRNLEIEFQWSNNLTQNAN